Genomic segment of Novipirellula artificiosorum:
CCAACGCACAGCTTGCTCGCGCGGTTGGCGATGCGGCCGAGCGATACCGCAGCGATTTGGCCTCCTACTGGCTCGGCAATCCGCTGCCACCGTGGCCGACGCCCTGTCCGGTCCGCGTGGTCGCCGGTGCGAACTTGGCTGCCCAAGGGGTAACGACCTACAACCGCTCGCCGGTTCGCGATTTTCAAATGGAGGTCGTCGGCACGCCAGAACGCATTCTCGACAGCGTATTGCCACACGAAGTGACTCACACGATCTTGGCCACCCATTTTGGTCAACCGTTGCCTCGATGGGCCGATGAGGGAATTTGTACCACGGTCGAACATCGCTCCGAAAAACAGAAGCACGAGACCAAGCTGCGAGAATTTCTGCGAACGCAACGCGGAATTCCCATGAACAAGCTGTTCCTCTTGACCGAGTACCCTGGCGACGTGTTGCCAATGTATGCCCAAGGCTATTCGGTGTGCAGCTTTCTGATCGATCAGCAAGGGCCGCGTTCGTTTATCAACTTCTTGCATGATTACGTGCAGCACCGATCTTGGACCGCAAATATCCGCAAGCACTACGGGTACGAATCGCTCGCGGAGCTCCAAGACTATTGGCTTTCTTGGGTTGCCGCCGGCAGCGGTCCTTCGGCCCAATTTGCCAAGAACAACCAGAATCTCGCTTCGGATCCGAGCAAGGTTGCCTTGGCATCGGCCAATCCGGTCGTCCAGGCTCAACATCAGACGCCAGCCGAAGCGATCACTCGGTCGGTTGACGGCCCAGCGACGGCCTTGGCAAGCGCTCAGCCAACGGGATGGTACTTGCGGCAAAAAATGGGGGTTGCTGACGCTCCCGCGGGGACTCCTCCGGCAGCTGCTTCCGAGCCAGTGGCTTCAGGTCGCTTGGCATCGGAGGACCGACTCATGCCTCCATCGGTCCGCAACAGCACGCTGTATTCGGCCGCTCAGCCACAGCAGGAGCAATCGATGAGCCGGTCCGGAATCGCGTTTCGACCGGCCGTGGCGGAAAACGCAAAGGAAAATGCGACTGCCGTGAAACCGACGATTGATGCTGCCGATCTCCAATCGATCCGAATCGATGCGTTGCAGGGCCAAGCGGATCGGTGGTATCAAAAAAAGACCATTTGGCGATAGTTTTCCCTCCATTTGCTCACGATTTTTTCTCTGCGGGAATCCAAGAACCCTGTTTCTTGCGACTACCGCAATGCCGTCGAACATGCTATTTTCTTCAGTTCGAAGGTCCGCCGAGCGGATCGCCCCGACCACAAGCGGCTTGCTTCGGTCGTTGTTCCCCCATCTGAAATGACGTCAGGATTCATGGCTAAACCACAACATAAACTGAAAAAAGCGAATCACGGGCAGCGCCCCGCCAGTGCAAAAGCACGCAAGGCCAAACGCAAAAAGATCAAGACCTAATCCCCTTTCCGTTAGCACGAATCTGTGACGAAAAGCGACTTCATTTTCGATCTTGACCGCTTGGATTTCGAGAATCCCATCGCGGATACCGAGGCGATCCATAGGCTCATTCCGCAACGCTTTGAGATGGCGCAGGTCACCGCTATCCTGGCCGAGGATGTCGATCGCTTGGCGTGTGTTGGCTACAAGGATGTGACCGAAGACGAGTTTTGGATTCGCGGCCATATGCCCGGAATGCCGATCATGCCTGGTGTGATCCAGCTCGAGGCGGTGGCCCAGTTGGCGAGCTACTTTGCTCAACGGCACGATCTGCTGGGAACCGAAATGGTTGGCTTTGGTGGCCTCGATGAGGTCCGTTTTCGCGGCATTGTCAATCCAGGCGATTGTTTGATCTTGATGATCGAATTGATCAAGCTGCGCCGTGGAAGGATGATTGTGGCCCGATTCCAAGGAGCCGTCGACAATAAGTTGGTGATCGACGGGGTTTTGCGTGGCATCCCCATTCCGGTCGAGATGGTCAAGCAACAATTGGATCGCCGTCCCTAGGCTGAGCGTGCGATGCATCGCAACGCTCACTCGCGAACGATTTCGCTACGCTTTCCGCGAAACCACGGGGCTTTTTCGCTGCGGATAGAGCTCGCGACACAGCCCACATTTCATGCCATCGCAGCCTCGTGCGGTACAGTGTTCGCGGCCGTAGTAGATGATTTGAAGATGGAGATCGTTCCAGCATGCTTGCGGGAATAGCTTTTTCAAGTCTTGCTCGGTTTCGACGACGTTCTTTCCACGGGTCAATCCCCACCGCTGAGCAAGTCGATGAATATGGGTATCAACCGGAAATGCAGGCACACCGAACGCTTGAGCCATTACGACGCTGGCGGTCTTGTGTCCCACACCGGCAAGCGATTCGAGTTGTTCAAGGGTCCTCGGAACCTGACCGCCATGCTCATCGACCAGACGCTGCGAAAGCCGAGTCAGGTTCTTGGATTTCGAGTTGGATAGCCCAATCGGCCGAATGATTCGTAAGATTTCTTGCTCGCCAAGCTCCACCATTTGCTCCGCCGTCGCTGCGGCAGCAAACAATTCCGGCGTCACCTCATTCACCTTCTTGTCGGTGCACTGAGCGCTCAACAAAACCGCCACCAGCAAAGTAAACTCATCGGTGTGGTCCAGCGGGATCGGCGGATGAGGATACAATTCCCCAAGCCGCCGCAACACAAGATCGGCACGCTGCTGTTTGTTCACGGTTTTCGTGGTCCCATTCGCGAAGGCGTTCAATTAGCCCCGTGTCCTGGCGGGGCCCGTTCTGCAACGGACCCCGTTATCGTAGCGGACCCCGTTATCGTAGCGGACCCCGTTATCGTAGCGGACCCCGTTATCGTAGCGGACCCCGTTATCGTAGCGGACCCCGTTATCGTAGCGGACCCCGTTATCGTAGCGGACCCCGTCCCTCTGTCGATTCGGTGTGTCGAAAACCGTTTCCCAGATCCGTGATTGCTTGTCATACTTGGCTCATGAACCCAACTCCGAGACTGCCAGCCAGCCGATCCATTGAACTTCTTGCTCCAGCGGGTGATTGGGAATGTGCGCGTGCTGCCGTCGAGAACGGAGCCGATGCAATCTACTTTGGGCTCGATTGTGGCTTCAATGCTCGCGTGCGAGCTAAGAATTTTGGTCTTCCCGACCTTCCCGATCTAATGAGTTGGCTCCGCACGCGAGGTGTTCGCGGCTATGTAACGATGAACACGTTGGCATTCCCGTCGGAATTGCCCCCCCTTATCGGAGTGATTGAATCGGTCGCAGCTTCGGGGGTCGATGCCGTGTTGATTCAAGACTTTGGCGTCGCCAGGATCGTCCATGCGATCTGCCCCGAGCTCGAGATTCATGCGTCGACTCAAATGAGTCTTTCGAGTGCCGAAACCATCGAAGTCGCTTCCGACTTGGGGTTGTCGCGTGTGGTGCTGGCACGCGAGCTTTCGATCGCCGAAATCCGAAAGATCACGGCAGCGACCCACATGCCCGTGGAGTGCTTCATTCACGGCGCGTTGTGCGTCGCGTACAGTGGTCAGTGCTTGACGAGCGAATCACTTGGCGGTCGTAGCGCCAATCGTGGGCATTGTGCCCAAGCGTGTCGGTTGCCGTACGAACTTGTCGTGGATGGTGAAGACCGCGACCTCGGTGAAGTTCGCTATCTACTCAGCCCTCAAGACTTAGCGGGCTATGCCGCGATTCCCGACATGATCGATGCCGGGGTGGCTTCACTCAAAATCGAAGGTCGCTTGAAGACCGCAGAGTACGTCGCAAATATCACAGGTCACTACCGCACCGCGATTGATGATGCGATTCAGACCGGTGCGGTGCACGTCGACGATGTGGCACGCCGTGAGATGGAGTTGTCGTTTTCACGTGGCTTTTCTCCCGGTTGGATTGAGGGCAACGATCATAAACGACTTGTGCCCGGTGACCACAGCGCCAAACGAGGCATTCGACTGGGGGCGATTCTCGATTGCAAGTCCGACCGAATACTTGTTCACGTTGATGCTCCGGTAACACTTGGCGATGGATTGGCCATTGAAGTCCAGCAGGGAGAATTTCAAGGCGGCCGGATCTATTCGCTTGAAACGGGTCGTGGCCAACGATTCGATTCGGTCGAAGCTGACACCGACGTATGGATTGGATTTGGACGCGGTGAAATCGAGTGGCAACGGGTTCAGCGTGGTGATCTGGTTTTCAAAAACGATGATCCAAAGCTAAACCGTCGTTTGCGTCAGAGTTTCGCTGGCGAAGACCCGCAAAGTCGTCAACCGATCGACATGGTGATCGGTGCGGAGGCAGGAAAGACGCTGCAGCTCTCGGCGACGACAAGCGGTGGGATCACCGTTAGCGTCTCGGGCGACCAAGTGCTCGAAAAGGCGAACAAGCATCCTGCCAATGCAGCGAGGCTGCGAGAAAAAATGGAGCGACTCGGTGGGACCTCCTTTGAACTTCGCTCGCTCAAAGCAACAATCACAGGCGAACCGATGGTGCCGGCCAGTTTGCTGAATCAACTGCGACGGACTTTAACCGATGCGTTGACCCTGCGGCTGAGGCAACCGCCGGTTCGGACGATCGACGCCGAAGCGGGGCGTGTTTTGCTCGCCCCCCTGCCACGGTCGGTCGACGAAGTGATAACGCCATCCAAACCTCAGTTGGTTGTGCTGTGCCGAACGCTTGAGCAAATAGAGGCGGTCGCCTCTAGCGATGTCGATTGGATCTATACCGACCTGCATGATGTTCGCCACTATCGAGATGCAGTACAGATCGCGCACCAACACCATGCCAAGATTGGCATTGCGAACGTTCGGATTCAGAAACCAGGCGAAATGGGACTTTTGCGTGTCCTCCGGCGACTCGATGCGGATTGCTTTCTGGTTCGAAACTTGGCAGCGGTTGGCTACCTCAAAACACTTGGTAAACCGCTGGTGGCCGATTTCTCACTCAACACGGCTAACCATCGCTCGGCCGAGTGGTTGATGGACCTTGGTGTGCAGCGAGTGACCGCGTCGTATGACCTGAATCGTGATCAACTGATGGACTTGGTCGACTCAGCCCGGCCGACAGATTTGGAAATCGTGATCCACCAGCACATGCCCATGTTCCACATGGAGCATTGCGTTTTCTGTAGCGTGCTGTCGCCCGGCACCAACAAGACGAATTGTGGGCGCCCCTGTGATCGCCACGTCGTGACACTGCGAGATCGTGTCGGGGCGGAGCATCCGCTGCAAGCCGACGTCGCCTGTCGCAACACCCTGTACAATGCAACCGCGCAAAGCGGATCCGAGATCGTCGCCGATTTAATTCGCAAAGGCATTCGCTGGTTTCGCGTCGAGTTGCTCGAACAAAACGCGAAGGAATCGCAACAAACGATCGCGACCTACCGGCAACTGCTTGCGGGCGAATTGTCGGGCAGCGAAGTTTGGCGAAGATTGCAAGCAACCAACCGCCTCGGCGTGACCCGTGGAACCCTTGAATCAAAGCGGAATCCGCTTGCGATACTCTAAAACCGATGTTTCAAAAACGGTGAAGGGTGTCGTGTGACCGAACTGTGGTGATTTACAACGGATCAACTTTCAATAAATTGGATGGCTTCATGCTCAGCAGTAC
This window contains:
- a CDS encoding 50S ribosomal protein bL37, yielding MAKPQHKLKKANHGQRPASAKARKAKRKKIKT
- a CDS encoding U32 family peptidase; the protein is MNPTPRLPASRSIELLAPAGDWECARAAVENGADAIYFGLDCGFNARVRAKNFGLPDLPDLMSWLRTRGVRGYVTMNTLAFPSELPPLIGVIESVAASGVDAVLIQDFGVARIVHAICPELEIHASTQMSLSSAETIEVASDLGLSRVVLARELSIAEIRKITAATHMPVECFIHGALCVAYSGQCLTSESLGGRSANRGHCAQACRLPYELVVDGEDRDLGEVRYLLSPQDLAGYAAIPDMIDAGVASLKIEGRLKTAEYVANITGHYRTAIDDAIQTGAVHVDDVARREMELSFSRGFSPGWIEGNDHKRLVPGDHSAKRGIRLGAILDCKSDRILVHVDAPVTLGDGLAIEVQQGEFQGGRIYSLETGRGQRFDSVEADTDVWIGFGRGEIEWQRVQRGDLVFKNDDPKLNRRLRQSFAGEDPQSRQPIDMVIGAEAGKTLQLSATTSGGITVSVSGDQVLEKANKHPANAARLREKMERLGGTSFELRSLKATITGEPMVPASLLNQLRRTLTDALTLRLRQPPVRTIDAEAGRVLLAPLPRSVDEVITPSKPQLVVLCRTLEQIEAVASSDVDWIYTDLHDVRHYRDAVQIAHQHHAKIGIANVRIQKPGEMGLLRVLRRLDADCFLVRNLAAVGYLKTLGKPLVADFSLNTANHRSAEWLMDLGVQRVTASYDLNRDQLMDLVDSARPTDLEIVIHQHMPMFHMEHCVFCSVLSPGTNKTNCGRPCDRHVVTLRDRVGAEHPLQADVACRNTLYNATAQSGSEIVADLIRKGIRWFRVELLEQNAKESQQTIATYRQLLAGELSGSEVWRRLQATNRLGVTRGTLESKRNPLAIL
- the nth gene encoding endonuclease III; this encodes MNKQQRADLVLRRLGELYPHPPIPLDHTDEFTLLVAVLLSAQCTDKKVNEVTPELFAAAATAEQMVELGEQEILRIIRPIGLSNSKSKNLTRLSQRLVDEHGGQVPRTLEQLESLAGVGHKTASVVMAQAFGVPAFPVDTHIHRLAQRWGLTRGKNVVETEQDLKKLFPQACWNDLHLQIIYYGREHCTARGCDGMKCGLCRELYPQRKSPVVSRKA
- a CDS encoding 3-hydroxyacyl-ACP dehydratase FabZ family protein yields the protein MTKSDFIFDLDRLDFENPIADTEAIHRLIPQRFEMAQVTAILAEDVDRLACVGYKDVTEDEFWIRGHMPGMPIMPGVIQLEAVAQLASYFAQRHDLLGTEMVGFGGLDEVRFRGIVNPGDCLILMIELIKLRRGRMIVARFQGAVDNKLVIDGVLRGIPIPVEMVKQQLDRRP
- a CDS encoding M1 family metallopeptidase, whose translation is MEAGSKLRRCLFAVTIGVLGTWLAGSSDAADFRTRNFIIQAPNAQLARAVGDAAERYRSDLASYWLGNPLPPWPTPCPVRVVAGANLAAQGVTTYNRSPVRDFQMEVVGTPERILDSVLPHEVTHTILATHFGQPLPRWADEGICTTVEHRSEKQKHETKLREFLRTQRGIPMNKLFLLTEYPGDVLPMYAQGYSVCSFLIDQQGPRSFINFLHDYVQHRSWTANIRKHYGYESLAELQDYWLSWVAAGSGPSAQFAKNNQNLASDPSKVALASANPVVQAQHQTPAEAITRSVDGPATALASAQPTGWYLRQKMGVADAPAGTPPAAASEPVASGRLASEDRLMPPSVRNSTLYSAAQPQQEQSMSRSGIAFRPAVAENAKENATAVKPTIDAADLQSIRIDALQGQADRWYQKKTIWR